The DNA window catgttaacccacatcctgaggtgagtCGCTAGGACCCAAGTTAaaacccaggtatgtggtttcacactacctGGGATTGTTACCTGGGTAGCAAGAACCCGGGTCCAGACCCGGGTAGCACTGCCATTGTAAAAGGGGCTTTAGATTCAAGAAGAAGGACTGTCCCCTTTAAACATTACATAATATAAATTGCACTAAtcagtgaacaaaaataaacattgccaTGTTGCATAATCACTTTTCAACCAGTTCTAGGAActttacaaatacaaatctaGGCAGAGTATGTAGAGAAAAGgctacattgtcacatgatttgaatggactGAGGAAGGGTCTTGCCACTTAGGATTCTCCAATCAAGTGCAAAGCAAGGGAAATGCAGATTTAGACAAAAAGATAATAGCTCAATATTGGagaaacagaacccagagccactcAGAATGAATGCAAACCCTATAAAATAGGAAGGGAAAGATATTTGAAACTAGCTACTCTTAAGTTACTGGTTTAATAACAAAGTGCTTTAAGATAAAGTGCTACCCAAGAGATTGCTACTTACAATGGTGTCCAGAAGTATTGATATCATGTGGTTTCAGAAATTCAATCAACAATGATACGTTTATAAAGAAAAGTAGTGCAGACACCCACTCAGTGTATCTTTATTACAACCGGTTATGACCTGCATTGAATTCATCACAGCTTCTACATGACTTGTCATAGCACAGACTGTACAATGTCAATAGAACACTCGTGCTCAGTACACAAAGATGTTTTCTTTTCCCCTTAACCTTGATCCAGGAGCGCCCGACTGGATTCAGAACTGGAGATATGAACCAAGAACCTTGATGTCTCCACTCCAGTGAGAAATCAGCATTCCATGCATGCcaaatgttaatacatttaataataaccAGCCTTTATTGAAATTAGaatcaaaatattgaaattagtAGATGGCACCAAGTATAAACACCTCCAGTTTAACTacgtttgtgtttaattgttatgcatcATCATTTAGTTATgccatgctttttccatgcatTTACTATTGCCATGTTTTCTATACACTAGTGCACAAATTAAAGTTTACAACACTTAAAAAAttgcattatacaattaaaaGTGCACCTCCCTACAGTTACATATACATAGAAATAAGAAATGAACAACAAGTAAGCTCTGTTCCTCTGGTACTCATGCTGCTCTAGTTAGAAGTCCGGTACTCTTCAATAATCACGTATAGGCGGTACAGCTGTAGTGTGACCACCAAGCAGTTTTTAATAGTGAAGAACACCAGCATCTGGTGTATGACTCCGTATGAGAACATCACCACCATGCGCACTACAAAGAATGGACCATCGTGTATAAAGAGGCTTATTATAATGTTCCATATGTCTGCCATGTGGGTGGACAGCAGCGATGAAGATAGTGGGTTTTGGCAGGCATCTGAAGACTCCGTGTTTATTACtatttacaaaacaacacaacatgttAATTAAAACTGTGTAACCGACTTGTTCAGTGCATTCAACagaaagtgttacagaaccccatgcagtgtttacaagaaacgcattacTTTCCCTTCGCTGTATCCTGCGTTGACTGAATCGGAGCAATGTCTTTTGGGGGATTACATTTCTCAGCTTGTAGTTGGGAGAGGTTTTGTCAGGAGAAAGAGACTTTCTCTTATAAGAATCGTACTGTATCCGAATCCAGCTCCATCCTGCAGTAGTgttggtgctctgattgaaatgagtggtttCTTTGTAGTTGCAGAAAATAATCGTTATTGCAGAAaagagcatgatctggatacataTACTGCGTATAAGTTGTGTTCATAAGGGGAATTCTCTCCAGAGTAAAAATTgagaaatgtacagtacttccCAGGTGATTTATGACCCAAGATGTAGGAATGATAATATCAACAGTGTCAGGAttatgtttcaaaataaatggaCAACATGGGAGGCAGCAGAGGTTATGTAATACGTTCTTCTTGTAAACATTGCAAAGTGATAATCAAGGCtttataaataattttcaaaagtacacttgtttgttatttatcggtcatggattattattataaagcagaTGACATAGGCGCCAATAAAAACCAATATATGCATAGTTTTTAAATGGTAGGGAAAAGGCCTATTTTTACATCACTAATATGTTGAGCAAAATTAATTGAATATACATGTGcatttatatattgtgttttcaaAGATACATAACTGAATTTGGAGGACAGAGGAAATGAGAGAcgtcatatatttttttcttggtgCGCTTTACTTGATTATAAATCTAAACTCTAAACTTTATAACTTTGTTTGAATTTGATCCATAATTGTCCTTATTAGTGTGACCcagcctatacagtatatattattttttaaatcaaatacaagTCTAACTCACCTGCAACATGAAGAGGAAACTGTAACATACTCCATGTCCATACAGCAAGAATCGTATACACCAGAACTGTGTTTGTCCTAAGTTGGAAGGAGTGAAGACAGTACTCAGCAATGCACACACCGCCAATATATTATATACTTGACATTAACATGTGGGATTTTTAAATAGACACAAAGTCGATTCACACTGTATACAACAGTGATGCTAAATCACATACAAGCATAACAGACATTACTCTTGCATTACACCTCAAACTCATATTAAGTAACTCACTTGACTTTGTCCTCAGAAAGCGTTTCACTTGTGAATTCAAGTATATCCGCCGCAATCCCAACAAAGATAAGCAGGAGCTGTGACAACTGGTCCTTGGAGATGCCAATTCCAACTGGAAGAAGCCACTTTCCGATGATCAGTGTCAGCAATAAAGTCTGGTGAAGTCCTAATTTCCAAGCATCAGAGCACGTGGAGTTCAACAGACGAAGACCCTCCACACGAAAGGAAAAAGGACTATCAGCATTCTAGTATAAACCAATCTGGGCCTACACAAATCAACATTGCAAACAAGACATGCTGAAACAGGCAGTATGGAAACAAACAGTGGtgtgacaaataaataaagcctgCTTTCACAGTCAACGTGAGAGCCAACCAGCAGTGGTACAGACTCAAACAAGTCTCCTTCTTGACTTCTTCACCCCAGTGGTAAGCATTCTTCTTTATTCATCAGTCACTTATTGATGAGAAgtttaaaacatacaattattGGACTTCACTTTAGATTACTTCATCTACCCACTATACACCAAACATTAATTcctgaacataataaaaaaaaaaaaaacatttggccaaTATATAGAAGGTATGAAAAATTTATATGGGTTGAGTATGCTTAATAATTCAGTCTATTAAATTGCTATCATAAATCAAgccaaaaatgttgcttttttttaaatcaaatgtaatttcattttattttaaagctaattttgtataacatacataaaaataattacaattaactACAATTTACAGACAAACTAAACAACTATTCTTATGTGTTAGCAGTATAACTAAACCTGTGATAAAGGACACATTGGgctaattaaactaataaatGTCTAATACATATTTTTGTCACGTTTCATGGGTGTATTAGACAAtgcatattatacatacatacatattttctgGCTTTATAAACAATATACACAACAAGTCATTGCCAAAACTATGGTAGCCATCATAAAGTATAGCAACGGCTGCAGCAAATCTTGATTATATTGCATTTCTTGCAGTGAAGCAccttgacaaagtttttttttttttttttttattgacaccACTCCTTGGTGTTTTATAG is part of the Polyodon spathula isolate WHYD16114869_AA chromosome 13, ASM1765450v1, whole genome shotgun sequence genome and encodes:
- the LOC121325466 gene encoding transmembrane protein 26-like: MTFVQIVCALIARLLFILHSLIAVGRVIFVKHSWYSFLTLLNLPLVIEMVITLKRRRGKDYKWFSPAILLYLISVIPSIWILEDHYYHHDIKDTTNLTRKCQELDEPNISTNPGSQTGGIPHLDKGLRLLNSTCSDAWKLGLHQTLLLTLIIGKWLLPVGIGISKDQLSQLLLIFVGIAADILEFTSETLSEDKVKTNTVLVYTILAVWTWSMLQFPLHVAVINTESSDACQNPLSSSLLSTHMADIWNIIISLFIHDGPFFVVRMVVMFSYGVIHQMLVFFTIKNCLVVTLQLYRLYVIIEEYRTSN